One region of Mucilaginibacter sp. 14171R-50 genomic DNA includes:
- a CDS encoding type IV pilin protein, protein MKLPKPQLKIRRVKAFTLTEVLVVLVIIGILIFLALPTFMPLITKTKSTEAKTQLAYLQTLEESYFFEHSRYTQDMTEIGFIQRKLVTDDKTGTANYRIEIIKADNTGFVARATSVTDFNGDGKFNVWEINQDKAIKEVTPD, encoded by the coding sequence ATGAAATTACCTAAACCGCAGCTCAAGATCCGAAGGGTCAAAGCGTTTACATTAACCGAAGTGCTCGTTGTGCTGGTCATCATCGGTATATTGATCTTTTTGGCCCTGCCTACCTTTATGCCGCTGATCACCAAGACAAAAAGTACGGAAGCGAAAACACAGCTCGCCTACCTGCAGACCCTGGAGGAAAGTTATTTCTTTGAACATTCCCGTTACACACAGGATATGACCGAGATCGGCTTTATCCAGCGCAAACTGGTCACCGACGACAAGACCGGCACCGCGAATTACCGCATCGAGATCATTAAGGCCGACAACACCGGCTTCGTGGCCCGGGCCACTTCGGTGACCGACTTTAACGGCGACGGAAAATTTAACGTCTGGGAGATCAACCAGGACAAGGCGATCAAAGAAGTTACCCCCGATTAA
- a CDS encoding DUF6443 domain-containing protein, translating to MGTIYKRPLMAMVVRTVLTSLIVCVTLLVSAQTTNLNYVVTKTLRVSGVTSDAALRMAATDKNKVQTAIEYLDGLSRPLQSVQKAASPLGFDIVLPRLYDLYGREVRKYLPYVPTTGTLGAYRSGTSPQQAFYNVPPAGVVTIPSATERAYAETKFEASPLNRPIEQGAPGLNWKIGGAHTALMSYGVNLASDAVKLWQINIAGGASYSTTYAEGTLTKIKALDENHNAVIELKDNEGHIVSRKVQNGVGVYLTTDYIYDDLGNLRYVIPPLPSASGSNPAVPIPTSFTEADNVFDGYFYAYHYDGLNRMIEKKIPGQGWQYMVYNNMDQVVLSQDANQKLSNIWMVTKYDALGRVAITGKYYNTTATRSSLQTTADTYTSNLYETFTNASTFYGYTHVSWPDISTGTNNKVLTVTYYDKYDFISNASVNPGSTVFTAPDPLVDTLEKAPNGLPVATLTNVLGTTTYLFTIMHYDQYGKAVKTISQHYQGGTAAYNKYDTQESAYSFQGLALLTTRKHYLPLSVPAQITINTWNTYDHANRQVLTQEQFISPTNTGTITSISKIDYNELGQVSVKHLHSTDDATNPASSTFLQHINYSYNSRGWVTNINDPTNLTDPVFPATFDVFAEQLDYDRSAIGYANTPQYNGNISAVKWQTKNPSLTPITQEVKGYIFSYDLLNRLTNAASKASLSGDGLYDESLTYDELGNILGLTRKKEGSVLNNMLYNYTDASVRSNRLKSIVNSGTVSESQTTTYNYNSNGSLTGDTRKTVTGIIYNELNLPSDVTITMDNKVINYVYDAAGTKLGRIIKLNSAVSEERSYNDGIEYVGNTIEFIHMPEGRVVPSSGTYFYEYNATDHLGNVRAVFGDKNANGILTTDEILQITDNYAFGREINYTQNLVPSPNNKYKYNDKEYQDDLAEYDYGARFYDPVIGRWNTIDPLAEISRRWSPYNYVENNPLINIDPDGMYANDVNDTPTNAQDYMDQQTEDFLKMSDVRVAINKVLSDGGGKKGKKTQDKKKESVSGVIVVGPKVNHHTGNTIKSQSGDDTFADITDTGTGVVISFTPVGFGYDTYTLFTGEDALDTHGTKIGWGWRFAGMIPFISELRKARKVWNLTEKGAAIVKQHNLFGKFYKSASDGLWWSRDLFGHGGSHFKVFRETKTGLEWFKDADKYGDFIINKHKGPTGAFIPWKELH from the coding sequence ATGGGAACGATTTATAAAAGGCCGCTTATGGCGATGGTGGTAAGAACAGTTCTTACCTCTCTAATCGTTTGTGTTACCCTATTGGTATCCGCTCAAACCACTAACCTAAATTATGTAGTTACCAAGACATTGCGGGTCAGTGGGGTAACGAGTGATGCAGCCTTAAGAATGGCAGCCACCGACAAAAACAAAGTACAGACAGCGATAGAGTATTTAGACGGGTTGAGCAGGCCACTGCAGTCCGTCCAGAAAGCGGCTTCCCCGCTTGGTTTTGATATTGTGCTGCCGAGATTGTATGATTTATACGGGCGGGAGGTGAGGAAATACCTACCATACGTACCCACTACCGGCACCTTGGGCGCTTACCGTTCCGGCACGAGCCCACAGCAAGCCTTCTATAACGTGCCGCCAGCAGGGGTTGTGACCATACCAAGCGCTACCGAAAGGGCTTATGCGGAAACCAAATTCGAAGCTTCTCCATTAAACCGGCCTATCGAACAAGGTGCACCTGGACTGAATTGGAAAATTGGAGGCGCGCATACTGCACTTATGTCTTACGGCGTAAACCTTGCCTCTGACGCTGTGAAACTGTGGCAGATAAATATTGCAGGCGGGGCATCGTATTCAACCACTTATGCAGAGGGCACATTAACCAAAATAAAGGCGCTCGATGAAAATCACAATGCGGTTATAGAGCTTAAAGATAATGAGGGGCATATCGTAAGCCGAAAGGTACAAAACGGGGTCGGTGTTTATCTGACTACCGATTATATTTATGATGATCTCGGTAACCTCCGTTACGTTATCCCACCGTTGCCGAGCGCATCAGGGAGTAATCCGGCAGTACCCATTCCAACTTCTTTTACTGAGGCAGATAATGTTTTTGACGGCTATTTTTATGCCTACCACTACGATGGACTAAATCGGATGATCGAAAAGAAAATACCAGGACAAGGCTGGCAGTATATGGTGTATAACAATATGGATCAAGTGGTCCTGAGTCAGGATGCCAACCAAAAGCTAAGTAATATATGGATGGTGACCAAGTACGATGCCTTGGGTAGAGTAGCGATTACCGGAAAATATTACAACACGACTGCTACCCGATCGAGCCTTCAAACTACAGCCGATACCTATACTAGTAATCTTTATGAAACTTTTACTAATGCCAGTACTTTTTATGGCTATACCCATGTAAGCTGGCCGGATATCAGTACGGGTACAAATAACAAAGTACTTACAGTTACTTACTACGACAAATATGATTTCATTAGCAATGCATCAGTAAACCCGGGTTCAACAGTATTTACAGCTCCGGATCCTTTAGTAGACACTTTGGAAAAGGCACCAAACGGTTTACCCGTGGCTACTTTGACTAACGTTTTAGGGACAACAACGTACCTGTTCACCATAATGCATTATGACCAGTATGGCAAGGCTGTAAAAACGATCAGCCAGCATTACCAGGGAGGTACAGCGGCATACAACAAATACGACACGCAAGAAAGCGCTTATAGCTTCCAGGGGTTGGCTTTGCTAACCACCCGCAAACATTATTTACCGTTATCGGTTCCCGCGCAGATTACCATTAATACATGGAATACTTACGACCACGCAAATCGCCAGGTGTTGACACAAGAGCAATTTATTTCTCCCACCAACACTGGCACGATAACATCAATTTCAAAAATTGATTATAACGAATTAGGACAAGTCAGCGTAAAACACCTGCATAGCACTGATGATGCAACAAACCCGGCAAGCAGCACGTTTTTGCAGCATATAAATTACAGTTATAATTCGCGTGGATGGGTGACAAATATCAACGATCCAACTAATCTCACAGATCCGGTATTCCCTGCTACATTTGACGTCTTTGCCGAGCAGCTGGATTACGACCGATCTGCCATTGGCTACGCCAACACGCCGCAATATAACGGTAATATCAGCGCGGTAAAATGGCAGACAAAAAATCCGTCTTTAACGCCGATAACACAAGAAGTTAAAGGTTACATTTTTAGCTATGATCTGCTTAACCGACTTACCAATGCAGCAAGCAAAGCTTCTCTATCGGGCGACGGATTATATGACGAAAGTCTCACGTATGACGAATTGGGCAACATTCTTGGCCTGACGAGAAAAAAAGAAGGCAGCGTACTCAATAATATGCTTTATAACTATACGGATGCGTCGGTGCGGAGCAATAGATTAAAAAGCATTGTTAATAGCGGAACGGTTAGTGAAAGTCAGACAACGACCTATAACTACAACTCAAACGGCAGTTTAACCGGTGATACAAGAAAGACGGTAACCGGCATTATTTACAACGAGCTGAATCTGCCCTCTGATGTAACCATAACTATGGATAACAAAGTTATTAATTATGTTTACGATGCTGCTGGAACCAAATTGGGAAGGATAATAAAATTAAATAGTGCAGTAAGTGAAGAACGGAGCTACAACGACGGCATTGAGTATGTAGGCAATACAATAGAATTTATCCATATGCCAGAAGGAAGGGTTGTGCCCTCATCTGGAACATATTTTTATGAGTATAACGCTACAGATCACCTTGGTAATGTGAGGGCAGTATTTGGTGACAAAAATGCTAATGGAATTCTCACAACTGATGAGATTTTGCAGATAACTGACAACTATGCATTTGGCAGGGAGATAAATTACACCCAAAACTTAGTACCTTCACCTAATAATAAATACAAATATAACGACAAGGAATATCAAGACGATTTAGCAGAATACGATTATGGCGCACGGTTTTATGACCCTGTGATTGGGAGATGGAATACTATTGACCCTCTTGCGGAAATAAGTAGAAGATGGTCACCATATAACTATGTGGAAAATAATCCACTTATAAATATTGACCCGGATGGTATGTATGCTAATGATGTCAATGACACTCCTACCAATGCTCAAGACTACATGGACCAGCAGACAGAAGATTTTTTAAAAATGTCTGATGTTAGAGTAGCAATAAATAAAGTCCTTTCTGATGGAGGAGGAAAAAAAGGCAAAAAAACTCAGGATAAAAAAAAGGAAAGCGTAAGTGGTGTTATAGTTGTTGGTCCAAAAGTCAATCATCATACCGGTAATACGATTAAAAGCCAATCTGGTGATGATACATTTGCTGATATAACTGATACAGGAACGGGTGTTGTAATAAGTTTTACTCCAGTTGGTTTCGGATACGATACATATACATTGTTTACAGGAGAAGATGCATTAGATACCCATGGCACAAAGATTGGTTGGGGCTGGCGTTTTGCAGGCATGATTCCTTTTATATCAGAATTACGCAAAGCAAGGAAAGTTTGGAACCTTACCGAAAAGGGAGCCGCTATAGTCAAACAACACAACTTATTCGGAAAGTTTTATAAAAGTGCTTCTGACGGACTGTGGTGGTCAAGAGATTTGTTTGGACATGGGGGAAGCCATTTTAAAGTTTTTCGTGAGACAAAAACTGGTTTAGAATGGTTCAAGGATGCAGATAAATACGGTGATTTTATTATAAATAAGCACAAAGGTCCCACTGGAGCTTTTATTCCATGGAAAGAACTACATTAA
- a CDS encoding DUF5977 domain-containing protein, protein MMYLNRISILILSCFLSLNLMAQSNENFIPNVFSKSPAAASFTKYGDYPTNLSSGLPGISIPLYTVESGGLQVPITLSYHASGVKVDQAATWVGLGWSLSSGGSISRTVYGLPDDAATGGYFRYYRKAISIHTTQWSDVQYLYGTVANKSNDDRPDIYSYDLPGYSGKFFFNGMNGTPITGYKIEMIPWSPLLIKNTATRPDLDTAKFSVLNEHGDSYILGNTYREASHTTSTSSRPGEDATTSWMLEKMVSQNKHDTISFTYRKQSLNLPDQTGQSYPVEDMDADMAGPSHLNNNWMAYQSNTSSTVDEQDPKEIFFKTGKVVFKISSTPRTDLPGIQSYSLDTIQVFAYDFNIKQYESRPQKSIVFKKSYFSVMSGAVGRLRLDGIQVLDKAGSIVQEYNFTYNNTPLPTYNSYSKDFWGYYNGKMDAPGITPYTLIPKTQISVQPSVGVPPNNVPYLRYIGSNDSTSRDPDTVKMQAGVLTRIQYPTGGFTNFTYETNRYIDENAITRFVGGLRLKSIESYVGATAVPVLKTYKYNTAYPNFITNPVTGYINYGYFVNSALSMTYYPTKRVTKRVRMYYSESSSSLTPTEGNPVTYTSVTEYIGDPVTNIGKSEYNYKFNANTYSGASGYTLRPVILDRYFKRGQLERKADYLHKSDGTYQIVKEELHSYGAFLDGRDTTYNDVGLIVGQRWQSYSEGTPFLYESPVNGVPGDENALPFAAYNIVSGDTYPISTTTKIYDQNDTTKFQASTIEYKYDNFKHLQVSRIRMNDSKGNTKVTVNKYPADYLIGAATSTNHSVLDAMLASNMQAELIERWDSVKNASIGVNAVIGAQLNLFQSGNQAVLPAEISKLAVSVPLTNFVPASVVSNNMVADNRYVQMIKFNKYIYNDNSLLQYTPRNAGPTSIIWDYNNSYPVAQIKNAITSTILGNHNSAYSSFEADGNGNWTVTGVPVLEQSAPTGHKVLPLSSGSVRLSDGDFTKPHTLTYWSNNGAVSVYIGGSNYAGAALKTVNGWTLYKHAIPAFPSVQSLYISGSAMIDELKTYPADAQMMTYTFDTDGLIATTDEKEQISRFEYDPAQRLKNTKDWQYNIVKSQDYHNYNMTVGNDAQPVTTFTRNNCPPFTVPGATTYSVAANIYYSVTKASANALATYDLNTNGQAKANDPAICGCPIQYVTFTMKDQTGLGTYQAGFSGPKTLYFNMPSGTSTGQVPANDNYTLQISAIGTQIKHFQLGSRPVVTGRTATFNNVNITSGSSDLTLTIY, encoded by the coding sequence ATGATGTACCTAAACCGCATTAGTATATTAATACTATCCTGTTTTCTTTCTCTGAATCTCATGGCTCAATCCAATGAGAATTTTATTCCTAACGTGTTCAGCAAATCCCCTGCAGCCGCTTCTTTTACGAAGTACGGAGACTACCCGACCAACCTTTCCAGTGGCTTGCCGGGTATTTCTATACCACTTTATACAGTCGAATCCGGCGGATTACAAGTTCCAATAACGCTGTCGTACCACGCCTCAGGCGTAAAGGTGGATCAGGCTGCTACATGGGTTGGCTTAGGATGGTCGTTAAGTTCCGGCGGCAGCATTTCCAGAACGGTGTATGGCCTACCTGATGACGCCGCTACGGGTGGATATTTCCGATACTACCGGAAAGCTATCTCTATCCATACAACTCAATGGAGCGATGTGCAATACCTTTATGGAACGGTAGCAAATAAAAGCAATGATGACCGTCCTGATATTTATAGTTATGATTTGCCAGGATATAGTGGTAAGTTTTTTTTTAACGGGATGAATGGGACCCCGATAACGGGCTACAAAATTGAAATGATCCCCTGGTCACCGCTCTTGATAAAAAATACCGCGACACGCCCCGATTTGGATACGGCAAAGTTCTCTGTGCTTAATGAACATGGTGATAGTTATATTTTGGGCAATACGTATCGGGAGGCTTCCCATACAACCAGTACTTCAAGCCGCCCCGGTGAAGATGCGACAACGTCCTGGATGCTTGAAAAGATGGTATCGCAAAATAAGCACGATACGATCAGCTTTACCTATCGCAAACAAAGTCTTAACCTCCCGGATCAAACGGGCCAGTCCTATCCCGTTGAAGATATGGATGCCGATATGGCAGGGCCGTCACATTTAAATAACAACTGGATGGCATACCAAAGCAACACTTCGTCAACGGTGGACGAACAGGATCCAAAAGAGATCTTTTTTAAAACAGGTAAGGTAGTATTTAAAATATCATCGACCCCACGAACAGATCTCCCCGGCATTCAATCCTATTCGCTCGATACCATACAGGTATTTGCTTACGATTTTAATATTAAGCAATACGAGAGCCGCCCTCAAAAAAGTATTGTTTTCAAAAAGAGTTACTTTTCCGTTATGAGCGGCGCAGTAGGACGTTTGAGACTTGATGGCATTCAGGTTTTGGATAAAGCGGGTAGTATCGTACAGGAGTACAATTTTACCTATAACAATACGCCATTGCCGACATACAATTCATACTCAAAGGATTTTTGGGGGTATTATAACGGTAAAATGGACGCGCCCGGAATAACGCCTTACACGTTGATTCCTAAAACGCAGATTAGTGTCCAGCCTTCTGTAGGAGTGCCGCCCAACAACGTGCCCTATTTACGATATATAGGGAGTAATGATTCCACGAGCCGAGATCCGGACACCGTTAAAATGCAGGCAGGGGTTTTAACAAGGATCCAATACCCCACAGGCGGATTTACGAACTTTACTTATGAGACAAACCGGTATATTGACGAAAATGCTATAACCCGTTTTGTAGGCGGACTTCGCCTGAAATCGATTGAAAGCTATGTTGGTGCCACGGCAGTACCCGTGCTAAAAACTTATAAATATAATACGGCTTATCCCAATTTTATCACAAACCCTGTTACGGGGTATATCAATTACGGGTACTTTGTAAACAGCGCGTTATCGATGACCTACTACCCCACCAAAAGAGTAACCAAACGTGTCAGGATGTATTACTCCGAGTCGTCCAGCAGTTTAACACCAACTGAGGGAAATCCAGTAACCTACACTTCGGTCACAGAATATATTGGAGACCCAGTAACCAACATTGGAAAATCTGAATACAATTATAAATTTAATGCAAATACCTACTCAGGGGCATCGGGCTACACGCTCCGTCCGGTTATTTTAGACAGATATTTTAAACGCGGCCAGTTGGAGCGAAAAGCGGATTATCTTCATAAATCTGATGGTACATATCAGATAGTTAAGGAGGAATTGCATAGTTATGGCGCATTTTTAGATGGACGTGACACGACGTATAATGATGTCGGCCTTATCGTAGGACAACGGTGGCAATCTTATTCAGAAGGAACACCCTTTCTGTACGAGTCGCCCGTTAACGGTGTGCCAGGTGATGAAAATGCATTGCCATTTGCAGCCTATAATATCGTGTCTGGCGATACTTATCCAATTTCGACAACGACAAAGATTTACGATCAAAATGATACGACAAAGTTCCAGGCATCGACCATAGAATATAAATACGACAATTTTAAACATCTCCAAGTGTCGCGAATCAGAATGAACGACAGCAAGGGAAACACAAAAGTTACTGTAAACAAATATCCTGCAGATTATTTAATAGGAGCAGCTACATCTACAAATCACTCGGTTTTGGATGCAATGCTCGCTAGCAATATGCAAGCGGAACTAATTGAAAGGTGGGATAGCGTAAAAAACGCCTCCATAGGCGTTAATGCCGTTATAGGTGCACAGTTAAACCTTTTTCAATCAGGAAATCAGGCGGTACTGCCGGCTGAGATCAGCAAACTTGCTGTTTCCGTTCCATTGACCAACTTTGTGCCCGCATCCGTGGTATCAAATAATATGGTCGCGGATAACAGATATGTTCAGATGATAAAGTTTAATAAGTATATCTATAATGACAATAGTTTGCTTCAATATACCCCGAGAAACGCAGGCCCGACTTCTATCATATGGGATTATAATAATTCCTATCCTGTGGCACAGATCAAAAACGCCATTACATCGACAATATTGGGAAACCACAACAGTGCTTATTCAAGCTTTGAAGCAGATGGCAATGGCAACTGGACGGTTACCGGTGTGCCGGTTTTGGAACAATCCGCTCCTACCGGCCACAAGGTATTGCCGCTTTCCAGTGGCTCTGTCCGTTTGTCCGACGGCGACTTCACAAAGCCGCATACATTAACGTATTGGAGTAATAACGGCGCAGTCTCAGTGTATATAGGTGGCTCGAATTACGCGGGTGCCGCGCTGAAGACCGTCAATGGATGGACATTGTATAAACATGCTATACCCGCGTTCCCCTCTGTGCAAAGTTTATACATATCTGGTTCAGCTATGATTGACGAACTTAAGACATATCCTGCAGATGCGCAAATGATGACTTATACATTCGACACAGATGGGTTAATTGCGACGACTGACGAGAAAGAGCAGATCAGCCGGTTTGAATATGACCCCGCCCAGCGTTTAAAAAACACGAAAGACTGGCAGTATAATATTGTGAAGAGCCAGGATTATCATAACTACAACATGACGGTTGGTAACGACGCACAACCAGTGACAACCTTTACCCGGAATAATTGCCCGCCGTTTACAGTCCCGGGCGCAACCACCTATTCCGTTGCGGCTAATATCTACTATTCGGTTACAAAAGCTTCGGCCAATGCGCTTGCAACATATGACCTCAATACCAATGGGCAGGCTAAAGCCAACGACCCGGCGATTTGCGGCTGCCCAATTCAGTATGTAACCTTCACGATGAAAGATCAGACTGGCCTGGGAACGTATCAGGCGGGATTTTCAGGCCCAAAGACGCTGTATTTCAACATGCCCAGCGGTACCTCTACGGGGCAGGTGCCAGCAAACGATAACTATACCTTGCAGATAAGTGCCATCGGTACGCAGATCAAACATTTCCAGCTAGGCAGTCGCCCCGTTGTTACTGGTCGCACCGCGACATTTAACAATGTGAATATCACTTCTGGAAGCTCAGACCTAACTTTAACAATTTACTAA